The Microbacterium sp. LWH7-1.2 genome window below encodes:
- a CDS encoding crosslink repair DNA glycosylase YcaQ family protein, with translation MKSSLSAAEARRVALAAQGFGRPRPSAAGTRQLNGALARMATLQIDSVNVFARSHYMPLFSRVGAYDTAALDRLLFARRSPYVEYWAHVAAFIPAEDWGLFDFRMQALRAKYGSKPGGWFDANRDIVDWVRAELADRGPLRPAQIEHDAKESARGPWWDWDVVKQALEYLWMFGEVAIAGRRGFERRYGLAEQVIPRHVLEAPIPRDEAVRELVRRAARACGVATAADIADYWRIADRKAVTTALGDLVDAGELHAVSVEGWTTAGRPAKAWLHAEAVVPRKVDASAILTPFDPVVWFRDRAERLFDFEYRIEIYTPAPRRRFGYYSLPVLIGDDIVGRVDLKADRADSTLLVQSAWWEYGRPADAAPRLADELRLAAAWQGLESISISRWGDATDDLARVMPASARHDAGPAEPVPLASEEPVTDAHDLDVAELAG, from the coding sequence GTGAAGTCCTCACTCAGCGCCGCTGAGGCGCGTCGCGTGGCACTGGCCGCCCAGGGATTCGGGCGGCCCCGCCCGTCCGCGGCCGGCACCCGGCAGCTCAACGGCGCGCTGGCGCGCATGGCGACGCTGCAGATCGACTCGGTCAACGTCTTCGCCCGTTCCCACTACATGCCGCTGTTCTCGCGCGTCGGCGCCTACGACACCGCCGCGCTCGACCGTCTGCTGTTCGCCCGCCGCTCCCCGTACGTGGAGTACTGGGCGCATGTGGCCGCGTTCATCCCCGCCGAAGACTGGGGGCTGTTCGACTTCCGCATGCAGGCGCTGCGCGCGAAGTACGGCAGCAAGCCCGGTGGCTGGTTCGACGCGAATCGCGACATCGTCGACTGGGTGCGCGCCGAGCTCGCCGACCGCGGCCCGCTGCGCCCGGCGCAGATCGAGCACGACGCGAAGGAGAGCGCGCGGGGTCCCTGGTGGGACTGGGATGTCGTCAAGCAGGCGCTCGAGTACCTGTGGATGTTCGGCGAGGTGGCGATCGCGGGGCGCCGCGGATTCGAGCGGCGGTACGGCCTCGCCGAGCAGGTGATCCCGCGCCATGTGCTCGAGGCGCCGATCCCCCGTGACGAGGCTGTGCGGGAGCTCGTGCGGCGCGCAGCGCGCGCCTGCGGTGTCGCCACCGCCGCCGACATCGCCGACTACTGGCGCATCGCCGACCGCAAAGCCGTGACGACGGCCCTCGGCGACCTCGTCGACGCCGGCGAGCTGCACGCGGTGTCGGTCGAAGGGTGGACCACGGCCGGCCGGCCGGCGAAGGCGTGGCTGCACGCCGAGGCCGTCGTTCCGCGCAAGGTGGACGCCTCGGCGATCCTGACGCCGTTCGATCCGGTGGTGTGGTTCCGGGACCGCGCCGAGCGGCTCTTCGACTTCGAGTACCGCATCGAGATCTACACGCCGGCGCCGCGGCGCCGGTTCGGCTACTACTCGCTGCCCGTCCTCATCGGCGACGACATCGTCGGCCGCGTCGACCTCAAGGCCGACCGCGCCGACTCGACGCTGCTCGTCCAGTCGGCGTGGTGGGAGTACGGCAGGCCCGCCGATGCCGCGCCGCGCCTCGCCGACGAGCTTCGGCTCGCCGCCGCCTGGCAGGGGCTCGAGTCGATCTCGATCTCGCGCTGGGGTGATGCGACCGATGACCTCGCACGCGTGATGCCCGCGTCGGCGCGTCACGACGCGGGTCCGGCGGAGCCGGTGCCTCTCGCCTCGGAAGAACCCGTGACGGACGCGCACGACCTGGATGTCGCGGAGCTGGCCGGCTGA
- a CDS encoding AI-2E family transporter: protein MSGSEDKPRGSLFDAVRDRGRVVSTETSASVPRGLRVATAYSWRLIVVAAAIGVGVWLVIQLKLLVIPLLIAILITALLWPAFAWMLRRRMPRWLAIVICVVGTIAIVTGLLWLVVWQIMRQWDSVQASTVAAIEQFRQYLIDGPLHLSEDQIDDLLAQGWAFVQQQAELLWSGALAIGSTIGHVVTGTVLAFFILLCLLADGAGIWRWTLRLFPKKARPAADGAGRAGWITVVNYARTQLLVATIDAIGIGLGAALLGVPLAIPVAVLVFLGAFVPIVGAVVTGTVAVFLALVYNGPWIALWMLVVVLGVQQLEGHVLQPLLMGSAVKVHPLAVVLVVAGGAMIAGIPGALFAVPLAAFVNVVAVYLAERAWETGARPTGDLIWSTVPRQRRVRS, encoded by the coding sequence ATGAGCGGCTCCGAAGACAAGCCCCGCGGCTCCCTCTTCGACGCCGTCCGCGACCGCGGCCGGGTCGTCTCCACCGAGACGTCCGCTTCGGTGCCGCGTGGGCTCAGAGTCGCCACCGCCTACTCGTGGCGTCTGATCGTCGTCGCCGCGGCGATCGGCGTCGGCGTGTGGCTCGTGATCCAGCTGAAGCTGCTCGTGATCCCGCTCCTGATCGCGATCCTCATCACCGCCCTGCTGTGGCCGGCGTTCGCCTGGATGCTCCGCCGACGGATGCCGCGCTGGCTGGCCATCGTCATCTGCGTCGTGGGCACCATCGCGATCGTCACGGGACTGCTGTGGCTCGTCGTGTGGCAGATCATGCGGCAGTGGGACTCGGTGCAGGCGAGCACGGTGGCCGCGATCGAGCAGTTCCGGCAGTACCTCATCGACGGCCCGCTGCACCTCAGCGAGGATCAGATCGATGATCTGCTCGCGCAGGGCTGGGCCTTCGTGCAGCAGCAGGCCGAGCTGCTGTGGTCCGGGGCTCTCGCCATCGGGTCCACGATCGGCCACGTCGTCACCGGCACGGTGCTCGCGTTCTTCATCCTGCTGTGCCTGCTCGCCGACGGTGCGGGCATCTGGCGCTGGACCCTGCGGCTGTTCCCCAAGAAGGCGCGCCCCGCCGCCGACGGCGCCGGCCGAGCCGGCTGGATCACCGTGGTCAACTACGCGCGCACGCAGCTGCTGGTCGCGACCATCGACGCCATCGGCATCGGTCTCGGTGCCGCCCTGCTCGGGGTGCCCCTTGCGATCCCCGTTGCCGTGCTCGTCTTCCTCGGCGCGTTCGTCCCGATCGTCGGTGCCGTCGTCACGGGAACGGTCGCGGTCTTCCTCGCGCTCGTCTACAACGGTCCGTGGATCGCGCTCTGGATGCTCGTGGTCGTCCTCGGGGTGCAGCAGTTGGAGGGGCACGTTCTCCAGCCGCTCCTCATGGGCTCGGCCGTCAAGGTCCACCCGCTCGCCGTCGTGCTCGTGGTGGCCGGCGGTGCCATGATCGCCGGCATCCCGGGCGCCCTCTTCGCCGTGCCGCTCGCCGCGTTCGTGAACGTCGTCGCGGTATACCTTGCCGAACGCGCATGGGAGACCGGCGCCAGACCCACCGGGGACCTCATCTGGAGCACCGTTCCCCGCCAGAGGAGAGTCCGTTCGTGA
- the ilvA gene encoding threonine ammonia-lyase — protein MSSADQVSETAAVPAPHASAVPTLADFEDAAATLEGVISHTPLDASQHLTDVLGVPVHLKLENLQRTGSFKIRGATYRLSRLTAEERARGVVAASAGNHAQGVALAAKALGIHATIFMPLGVPVPKLLATRGYGADVVLEGATVETPLRLAAEFAERTGAVFIHPFDHQDVIAGQGTLGLELMDELPDLDTIVLGIGGGGLVAGVAAAVKARAAAEGRTVRVIGVQAESSAAYPASLEAGHPLEVPTSPTIADGIAVARPGDLPFEIIRDLVDEVVTVSEDDIARALLVLLERAKQVVEPAGAVGVAAILAGKVVATGPTVTVLSGGNIDPLLLQRVVAHGLAASGRYMTLRIPLPDRPGQLARVSELLAIAGANVIEVLHTRHGQGIQISEVILQLSVETRGEEHRAHVISVLEDAGYAPTVVPD, from the coding sequence ATGTCATCCGCCGACCAGGTGTCCGAGACCGCCGCCGTTCCGGCGCCGCATGCGTCGGCCGTGCCGACACTCGCCGATTTCGAGGATGCCGCAGCCACCCTCGAAGGGGTCATATCGCACACGCCGCTCGACGCCTCGCAGCACCTGACGGACGTCCTCGGCGTGCCGGTGCACCTCAAGCTCGAGAACCTGCAGCGCACCGGGTCGTTCAAGATCCGCGGCGCGACCTACCGCCTGTCACGCCTGACCGCGGAGGAACGCGCGCGGGGCGTCGTCGCGGCCTCCGCCGGCAACCACGCCCAGGGCGTGGCACTCGCGGCCAAGGCTCTCGGCATCCACGCGACGATCTTCATGCCCCTCGGCGTACCGGTGCCGAAGCTCCTCGCCACGCGGGGGTACGGCGCCGACGTCGTCCTGGAGGGCGCCACGGTCGAGACGCCGCTGCGACTCGCGGCGGAGTTCGCCGAGCGCACGGGCGCCGTCTTCATCCACCCGTTCGACCACCAGGACGTCATCGCCGGTCAAGGGACGCTGGGCCTCGAGCTCATGGACGAGCTGCCCGACCTCGACACGATAGTCCTCGGCATCGGCGGGGGCGGGCTGGTCGCCGGCGTCGCCGCGGCCGTCAAGGCCCGCGCGGCGGCAGAGGGCCGAACGGTGCGGGTGATCGGCGTGCAGGCGGAGAGTTCCGCCGCGTATCCGGCGTCGCTGGAGGCGGGGCATCCGCTCGAAGTCCCGACGTCGCCGACGATCGCAGACGGCATCGCGGTCGCCCGCCCGGGAGACCTGCCCTTCGAGATCATCCGCGACCTCGTCGACGAGGTCGTGACGGTGAGCGAGGACGACATCGCCCGCGCCCTGCTCGTGCTCCTCGAGCGCGCCAAGCAGGTGGTGGAGCCGGCAGGCGCCGTGGGCGTGGCGGCGATCCTGGCGGGCAAGGTCGTCGCGACGGGCCCGACGGTGACGGTTCTCTCGGGCGGCAACATCGACCCGCTGCTGCTGCAGCGCGTCGTCGCGCATGGGCTCGCGGCATCCGGTCGGTATATGACGCTGCGCATCCCGCTGCCGGATCGTCCCGGCCAGCTCGCGCGGGTGTCAGAACTGCTGGCGATCGCCGGTGCGAACGTCATCGAGGTGCTGCACACACGCCACGGCCAGGGCATCCAGATCAGCGAGGTGATCCTGCAGCTCAGCGTCGAGACGCGCGGCGAAGAGCACCGCGCGCACGTCATCTCCGTGCTCGAGGATGCCGGCTACGCGCCCACGGTCGTTCCGGACTAG
- the greA gene encoding transcription elongation factor GreA: MSTDAPVTFLTQDAYDRLAAELEHLSTTGREEIAKRIEAAREEGDLKENGGYHAAKDEQGKQEARIRTLQHLLKTATVSEAPQSSGVVEPGTVITAIVAGGEEVFLLGNREIAVGSELDVYSEASPLGVAILGRKEGEKTSYTAPNGREIAVEIVKVETYNGQ; this comes from the coding sequence GTGTCCACCGACGCCCCCGTGACCTTCCTCACCCAGGACGCCTACGATCGCCTGGCCGCCGAGCTCGAGCACCTCTCGACGACCGGCCGCGAGGAGATCGCCAAGCGCATCGAGGCCGCGCGCGAAGAAGGCGACCTCAAGGAGAACGGCGGCTACCACGCCGCCAAGGACGAGCAGGGCAAGCAGGAGGCGCGCATCCGCACTCTGCAGCACCTGCTCAAGACCGCAACGGTCAGCGAGGCGCCGCAGAGCAGCGGTGTCGTCGAACCCGGCACCGTCATCACCGCGATCGTGGCCGGCGGCGAAGAGGTCTTCCTGCTCGGCAACCGCGAGATCGCCGTCGGCTCCGAGCTCGACGTTTACAGCGAGGCCTCGCCCCTGGGCGTCGCGATCCTCGGCCGTAAGGAAGGCGAGAAGACCTCGTACACGGCCCCCAACGGTCGCGAGATCGCCGTCGAGATCGTCAAGGTCGAGACCTACAACGGTCAGTGA
- a CDS encoding DUF4307 domain-containing protein has protein sequence MTTQDMLDERYGRRRSPARGWLIGAGIVVAVGLVGLFGWFTVRGSLDSVDADTTSFEVVDEHSVTLGFQVSAPPGAAVACAIEAQDQEHGVVGWRVVELPASELHARAFREAVPTTALATTGFVNSCWVLPG, from the coding sequence GTGACCACGCAGGACATGCTCGACGAGCGCTACGGCCGTCGCCGATCGCCCGCGCGTGGGTGGCTCATCGGGGCCGGCATCGTCGTCGCGGTCGGCCTCGTCGGGCTCTTCGGCTGGTTCACCGTGCGCGGGTCGCTCGACTCCGTCGACGCCGACACGACCTCGTTCGAGGTCGTCGACGAGCACTCCGTGACGCTCGGATTCCAGGTCAGCGCTCCGCCCGGTGCCGCGGTCGCCTGCGCGATCGAGGCGCAGGACCAGGAGCACGGCGTGGTGGGCTGGCGGGTCGTCGAGCTGCCGGCATCCGAGCTCCACGCGCGCGCGTTCCGCGAGGCTGTCCCGACGACCGCGCTCGCCACCACCGGCTTCGTCAACTCGTGCTGGGTGCTGCCCGGATGA
- a CDS encoding hemolysin III family protein, with the protein MSRRRSLPQAPEVPVLPLMDAAAVDAATPDLKPSWRGWIHAATFPIAIAAGIVLIVLAQGAPAKWASVVFMTTSLLLFGNSALYHRFDWKPKTKAILKRIDHANILLLIAGTYTPIAVLALPPQQGALLLVLVWSGALLGILFRVFWINAPRWLYVALYLLLGWAAVMYIVPLFKASAAMMVLVAVGGILYTVGAVIYALKRPNPWPGHFGFHEIFHVCTVLAFLCHWTACLIIALHPYSPSLGLPG; encoded by the coding sequence ATGAGCCGACGTCGCAGCCTCCCCCAGGCCCCCGAGGTCCCCGTTCTGCCGCTGATGGACGCCGCGGCCGTCGACGCCGCGACGCCAGATCTCAAGCCCAGCTGGCGCGGCTGGATCCACGCCGCGACCTTTCCCATCGCGATCGCGGCCGGCATCGTGCTCATCGTGCTCGCTCAGGGTGCTCCGGCGAAATGGGCGTCGGTGGTGTTCATGACGACATCGCTCCTGCTGTTCGGCAACTCAGCGCTCTACCACCGGTTCGACTGGAAGCCGAAGACCAAGGCGATCCTGAAGCGCATCGACCATGCGAACATCCTGCTGCTGATCGCCGGCACCTACACCCCGATCGCGGTGCTCGCGCTCCCGCCGCAGCAGGGAGCGCTGCTGCTGGTCCTGGTCTGGAGCGGTGCGCTCCTCGGGATCCTCTTCCGCGTCTTCTGGATCAACGCCCCGCGCTGGCTCTACGTCGCCCTGTATCTCCTCCTCGGATGGGCGGCCGTCATGTACATCGTGCCGCTGTTCAAGGCCAGCGCAGCCATGATGGTGCTCGTCGCCGTGGGCGGCATCCTCTATACGGTCGGTGCGGTCATCTACGCGCTGAAGCGCCCTAATCCATGGCCTGGCCACTTCGGCTTCCACGAGATCTTCCACGTCTGCACCGTGCTGGCGTTCCTCTGCCACTGGACGGCGTGCCTCATCATCGCGCTGCACCCGTACTCCCCGTCGCTGGGGCTCCCGGGCTGA
- a CDS encoding isoprenyl transferase, whose translation MARGETNEGRGPLYRLYINRLRRRLDPASVPRHLAMMIDGNRRWARQLGYDSAAHGHRAGAAKMKEFLRWCDDVGIRVVSLYLLSNDNLRKRDSRELSDLIEIIAELADELSHERDWRVKHVGRADALPEDLRRVLAEVEARTKHNAGMHVNLAVGYGGRGEIVDAVRSIIAQHDERGGSLEELAASLTPEQIGEHLYTGGQPDPDLVIRTSGEQRLSDFLLWQSAHSEFYFVEALGPDLREVDFLRAIRDFASRDRRYGG comes from the coding sequence GTGGCGCGCGGCGAGACGAACGAGGGCAGGGGGCCCCTCTACCGGCTCTACATCAACCGCCTGCGCCGTCGCCTGGATCCGGCATCCGTCCCGCGACACCTCGCGATGATGATCGACGGCAACCGCCGGTGGGCCAGGCAGCTCGGCTACGACTCAGCCGCGCACGGCCACCGGGCGGGCGCGGCGAAGATGAAGGAGTTCCTCCGCTGGTGCGACGACGTGGGAATCCGCGTCGTGTCGCTGTACCTGCTGTCGAACGACAACCTGCGAAAGCGCGATTCGCGGGAGCTGTCGGACCTCATCGAGATCATCGCCGAGCTCGCCGACGAGCTTTCGCATGAGCGCGACTGGCGCGTGAAGCACGTGGGCCGGGCCGACGCGCTGCCCGAGGACCTCAGACGGGTGCTCGCCGAGGTCGAAGCCCGCACGAAGCACAACGCGGGGATGCACGTGAACCTCGCCGTCGGCTACGGCGGCCGGGGCGAGATCGTGGACGCCGTGCGCAGCATCATCGCCCAGCACGACGAGCGCGGCGGCTCCCTCGAGGAGCTGGCCGCGAGCCTCACCCCCGAGCAGATCGGGGAACACCTGTACACCGGCGGGCAGCCCGACCCGGACCTCGTCATCCGCACGTCGGGGGAGCAGCGGCTGAGCGACTTCCTGCTGTGGCAGTCGGCCCACTCGGAGTTCTACTTCGTCGAGGCACTCGGCCCGGATCTCCGCGAGGTGGACTTCCTCCGCGCGATCCGCGACTTCGCCTCGCGGGACCGCCGATACGGCGGTTGA
- a CDS encoding aminotransferase class V-fold PLP-dependent enzyme, with product MIRVTDLDSYLASFDGEPGYLDWAAFGPLSPAVRSEAQGDTELLGSGRRTSIALVADHVREARELVAELIGTDAAHVTLQPSTTYGLMHAIYGLAGGLMLGRGEFPSLTVAATRASEAFGSVQLQWVEPADGFMTPDAIRSALSDDTRAVAVSLVDFRTGYRTDLTAIREVIGDRLLIVDAIQGFGMVDADYLAADVVCGHGYKWLRAGRGTGFAWFGERALERIAPVLSGFAGVDGDLPVDAVPAPATSAQAFSVSGIDTLAAARLAAALREVVEVGVTDIESVLAERAADVMFFADRYEVPVITPRKPEHRAGIVTLEPAPQDAAPLAASLANHGLTVTARAGRIRVAPHVGTGADTLRLFGDALAAFSSARVW from the coding sequence ATGATCCGCGTGACGGATCTGGATTCATATCTGGCGTCGTTCGATGGGGAACCGGGGTACCTGGACTGGGCGGCATTCGGGCCGCTCTCGCCCGCGGTCCGCAGCGAGGCGCAGGGCGACACCGAGCTGCTGGGCTCCGGCCGGCGCACGAGCATCGCGCTCGTCGCCGACCACGTGCGCGAGGCCCGCGAGCTGGTCGCGGAGCTGATCGGCACGGATGCCGCGCATGTGACGCTGCAGCCGTCCACAACGTACGGACTGATGCACGCGATCTATGGGCTCGCCGGCGGGCTCATGCTGGGTCGCGGCGAGTTCCCCAGCCTCACCGTCGCGGCCACACGCGCGTCGGAGGCGTTCGGATCGGTGCAGCTGCAGTGGGTCGAGCCGGCCGACGGGTTCATGACGCCCGACGCGATCCGCTCGGCCCTCTCCGACGACACCCGCGCCGTCGCGGTCAGCCTCGTCGACTTCCGCACCGGGTACCGCACCGACCTGACGGCGATCCGCGAGGTGATCGGCGACCGCCTGCTCATCGTGGATGCCATCCAGGGCTTCGGCATGGTCGATGCCGACTACCTCGCCGCCGATGTCGTGTGCGGGCACGGGTACAAGTGGCTGCGCGCCGGCCGGGGCACCGGCTTCGCCTGGTTCGGCGAGCGGGCGCTCGAGCGGATCGCCCCCGTGCTCTCCGGCTTCGCGGGCGTCGACGGCGACCTGCCCGTCGACGCCGTGCCCGCCCCGGCGACGTCGGCTCAGGCGTTCTCCGTCTCGGGGATCGACACCCTCGCCGCCGCGCGCCTCGCAGCGGCGCTGCGGGAAGTGGTGGAGGTGGGTGTCACCGACATCGAGTCGGTGCTGGCCGAGCGGGCCGCCGACGTCATGTTCTTCGCGGATCGCTACGAGGTGCCGGTCATCACGCCCCGCAAGCCCGAGCACCGCGCCGGCATCGTGACGCTCGAGCCCGCCCCGCAGGACGCCGCCCCCCTCGCCGCTTCCCTTGCGAACCATGGCCTCACCGTCACCGCGCGGGCCGGCCGCATCCGGGTCGCACCCCACGTCGGCACCGGCGCCGACACGCTGCGTCTGTTCGGCGACGCGCTCGCCGCCTTCTCGTCGGCACGGGTCTGGTGA
- a CDS encoding PhoH family protein has translation MTTRAPHEQRRQDLEQVAASDQDLRTYVLDTSVLLSDPRAFFRFAEHSVVIPVVVITELEGKRHDPEIGYFARQALRHLDELRVEHGRLDFPVPVGEGGTLRVELNNTDATVLPSGMRLGDNDSRILAIAMNLAQDGQDVTVVSKDLPMRVKAASLGITAEEYLAEQAVDSGWTGISEIDVSGDDISDLYESEVASSGDVQGLPVNTGLIVHSERGSALGRVVGDGEYRLVRGDREVFGLHGRSAEQRIAIDLLLDPEVGIVSLGGRAGTGKSALALCAALEAVLERQQQRKIIVFRPLFAVGGQELGYLPGDQQEKMNPWGQAVFDTLGSVVSTNVLDEVVERGLLEVLPLTHIRGRSLHDAFVIVDEAQSLERNVLLTVLSRIGQNSRVVLTHDVGQRDNLRVGRHDGVASVIETLKGHSLFGHVTLVRSERSAIAALVTDLLEAGELA, from the coding sequence GTGACCACACGAGCACCACACGAGCAGCGCCGTCAGGACCTCGAGCAGGTCGCAGCATCCGATCAGGATCTGCGGACCTATGTGCTCGACACGTCGGTGCTGCTCAGCGATCCGCGGGCCTTCTTCCGCTTCGCCGAGCACAGCGTCGTGATCCCCGTCGTGGTGATCACGGAACTCGAAGGCAAGCGGCACGATCCCGAGATCGGCTACTTCGCCCGGCAGGCGCTGCGCCACCTCGACGAACTGCGCGTCGAGCACGGACGCCTCGACTTCCCCGTTCCGGTCGGCGAGGGCGGTACGCTCCGCGTCGAGCTGAACAACACCGACGCGACGGTGCTGCCCTCGGGAATGCGGCTCGGCGACAACGACAGTCGCATCCTCGCCATCGCGATGAACCTCGCCCAGGACGGGCAGGATGTCACCGTCGTCTCGAAGGACCTGCCGATGCGGGTGAAGGCGGCATCGCTCGGCATCACGGCGGAGGAGTACCTCGCCGAGCAGGCGGTCGACTCCGGCTGGACCGGCATCTCCGAGATCGACGTCTCCGGGGACGACATCAGCGACCTGTACGAGAGCGAGGTCGCCTCGAGCGGCGATGTGCAAGGACTGCCGGTGAACACCGGGCTGATCGTCCACTCCGAGCGAGGCTCTGCGCTGGGGCGCGTCGTGGGCGACGGCGAGTACCGCCTGGTCCGCGGCGACCGTGAGGTGTTCGGCCTCCACGGACGTTCGGCAGAGCAGCGCATCGCGATCGACCTGCTTCTCGACCCCGAGGTCGGCATCGTGTCGCTCGGCGGCCGTGCCGGCACCGGAAAGTCGGCGCTCGCGCTGTGCGCCGCGCTCGAAGCGGTGCTCGAGCGGCAGCAGCAGCGCAAGATCATCGTGTTCCGGCCACTGTTCGCCGTCGGTGGCCAGGAGCTCGGGTATCTGCCGGGGGACCAGCAGGAGAAGATGAACCCCTGGGGCCAGGCGGTGTTCGACACCCTCGGCTCGGTGGTCTCGACCAACGTGCTCGACGAGGTGGTCGAACGGGGCCTCCTCGAGGTGCTGCCCCTCACCCACATCCGCGGTCGGTCGCTGCACGACGCGTTCGTGATCGTCGACGAGGCGCAGTCGCTCGAGCGCAACGTGCTGCTCACCGTGCTGAGCCGTATCGGGCAGAATTCGCGGGTCGTGCTGACCCACGACGTCGGCCAGCGCGACAACCTGCGGGTCGGCCGTCACGACGGCGTCGCGTCGGTCATCGAGACTCTCAAGGGGCACTCGCTGTTCGGCCACGTGACACTCGTGCGGTCGGAGCGGTCGGCCATCGCCGCACTCGTCACCGACCTCCTGGAAGCCGGAGAACTCGCCTGA